ATGCTTGACAAGCAGTTCCCTTATTCCACCACTTGGCACTGTGCCTACGCATTGTCATGGCTGTacgtgaaatgtatgcactcaagcAAATGTTCATATTGATAAATCACATTTTGTGTGGAAATGATCCCAGACATGGTTTACGCAGATTTGTGCCGACGCATGATTGATGAGGCCCCATATGCTTACTTTGAACTTAACCTTAAGCCAATTAAGATacgcagagtaaggtgtttacatgactttTGCATAATCTGCATACTGCCATAATCAGGTTAATATCAAATTATTACTATGCATTTAAACGTACTCaatgactgtgtgactgtatcCTACTGGCTCTCCTGTAGATGCTGATAGACCGAGGTATGCTGAACTGCCTGCGTCTGCTCCGAGGGAGGCGCCAGTCCAAGAAGCAGTACAAGCGCCTAGACGTCCTCCTGTCagactctccctcctggccccccCTGGACCAACCACTAGTCCCGCCCCAGTGCACAGTCATTGGCCTGAGCTAGCATCAGCCTCTCCTCCCATTGCACAATATTGAGAGATTCGATTATCTGGCCCAGGTTGCCTCGGTGGGAGGAGTCTAAACCGATAGCATTAGTTTTGGAACCGTGCTGCCTCCCGGCATGAGTCAGCCAAGTGCCCAGCTCTGGCCGATGGCgaagtcggctcaaaacaaaagtgacttGGGTGaagtaatgagtaggattctgtgttcACATGTAAAAGTGATTGCTTTAGATGAATGCtttctgccttcccaatgaaagTTAGAATTTTCTAACATTTTATCGATAAACCATGCTCCATTGTTGACATGACCGAGCGGTGCAGATTACTGTTCAATTTGATAAAGGTGCTCCTCCCTCACCGCATTCGCCCATTTACATCACAGGCCATAGACCGGTGAACCGTGGTTAATTTTAATCGAACTCTCTCAATATTTCCCCAGCCAAAGAGTGCCTAGGATCTGAGCCACATCCACAATGTCACAGTGAACAAACCTCTGAAGTCTGTTTCACACATTTTTCCTTTTCAACAGTAGTGTGAAGTACAATACTGCGCCACTGGGTTGCCGAGTGGcgcaaggcactgcatcgcagtgttaggtgtcactacagaccctggttcgattccaggctgtataacaactggccgtgattgggagtcccatagggcgtcgcCCGGAGTAGGCCAtcgtaaattagaatttgttcttaactgatttgccaagttaaataaaataaatgccaGCCAGTGATATGAAAAGCTCAAATGTTCAATAGTATTAGGAATAAAACTATTTTTTAAATGCTCTTGTCAGGTTGAATTAATGTTTCTCAGAGGTAGGTGGTTGcaacacaatagagaaaagtgAAATGTTTACAAGAGAGCTAATTTAATCCCATCAATGTGTTCAATAGGGGACAACAAATGTGGATGAAGATATACGTATCATTTCTGTGGTGAAATCAATATCACTTTAAACTGTCATGGCCATGTTGAGATATAAAAGAAACGCAGTGGATTATTTTATAAATAATTTTAATAAAAATTGACAAGCAGTTTTGTTCTCACTCAGAGCTTCAAACCCTGTTGATCCTGTCTCCCCCTCTTAGTGCAGACAGAGGACTTTCAGAAAAACCTTAATATCCAGAGTTACCCTCTGGCATGTAAAGTTTTCACAACCAACATTGGATGATGTTACTGAACACTAGGTGAATGGTTGATAGATACAGTACTATGAAAAagtattttcacatttctatctgaaGCAGTAATGTGGCTGCTAAAGAGGCAACTGGACTTCCTGAGTTCTTTGGAATAGTGTGCTGATATTCCTCCATTCAAATATCATCATGGCATACTGAAGAGGCCAGAGGCTGACCACCTGACAGACTTGGGCTGACGCTCATGGATTCCTTTCATTCCAAACATACATTAGTTTAACATTTGGGCATACCTTCCCGATATCGGTGTAGCATTAAGTTTAAAGTAGGTGCTCACTAAAGCTTTTATGGACATCAGTTTTTTTGCACTCGATCCCTGCCCAAAATACAGTCTGACATTGCACCCAAGTTCCTACTTCAGTGAAGTACATTAGAAGAAatgaatgcagttgacagtgtgtgtgtatgtatgtatgtatgtatgtatgtatgtatgtatgtatgtatatgtgtgtgtgtatatatatatatgtgtgtgtgtatatatatgtgtatgtatatgtatgtatatgtatatatatatgtgtgtatatatatatatatgtatatgtgtgtgtgtgtgtatatatatatatataaaattgatGAGGGGCATTAAGGGTACAGCAGTACATTTATTCCccatatgaccccccccccagaaccacctaCTGTATACAGTTGGAATTAACTGATATTTACAGGATTATTTAAAATGGGGTTTAGTTCATGTTAATTTAAATACTGCTCTAATATTACTACCGCCTCTTGCAGAAAAGCTGCTTAAGAATGGAGATAAGTGGATTTTGGTCCATTTGTTCTTTTGTTTTACtgtttctaaaaaataaaaaataaatgaaatcagGACAGTCTGAGACAACAAAAAAAGACCGCTGTAAACAGTACTTCCACACATCACCCTCTTAAAAACTAATGGCAAGTGACAGATTATTTGATCATCATCGATAaccaaaatgtaaataaaataaaaacgtgAGGAACAGTATCTCCAGTATTATGGCTGGATGAAGCTGCATCATTCCTCTATTGCCTTGATTTGCTTCGGTCGCTattcttctctcctctgttttcAGGAATCCTCTGCACTCAGTATTTCCATATTGAAGAGTCCACGGCTGATGTCCAAATTAGCTGCATAAAGCAGAACCTCAGGTTTCCCATGACGGACCGGTTGCTGGTCACACTTTAGGCAGataagagacaaggagaggattcTTTGGGCAACATGGGTGTAGGGTGGGGTACTTAAAGGGACCATCACAGTGAGCAGAGTCCCAAGATGTCTTTGTCACAGTGTTAAAACAGTTGtggtggggtggagagagagaaagcatgtTTCCCCTCTAAGCCATCCCACACATTACCAGTGGGAGCCATGAGGGGAGAACATATGCATTTAGATTCACAGCACAATCCCATAGAATTGGAggccttttgtattttttttacacccTACTATTACCCCAGCCATTTCATGTTCCTCTTAAATCACTCTCCCCATGTCAGGATGGCCCCTATTCCACTTATCTGTTTTGGCGAAAGGCTTGTGTGCCATCTAGGCATGCTAGTAGGCGGACAGCATGATTTTTTGATTGGTCCTCTGGGGGTGTGGTGGAATTTGTAATCCctggttcaggaggtagggagaagacCAAAAACAGTGGTGCTTATGTACAGTATAAATTATGTGATCAACTACAAAAACATTGCTTTAGACAAAGTTGGGCTTCCAAAATATATGTAGCAGATAAATGACAAGATACCCAGACTTTGTTTACAGAATCAGAGATTGATGTCCGATCCGAACAGCCACaggtatacacacatacagtaggcctatacttGGGATTAACAGTTGTATCATGGCAGCTGTCCAGTGGACACCATTTTGCCCTGCACTGTCAACTGGTAACAGCGTGCATAAGGTATTTATTTACCCGTCTGCATTCAGCTTTTCCTGAGGCCACTCTTCAGGGCTGGCGCTGAATTGTATTCTCTTCCTGGCCTCTGCGTATGCCTCCTCCCGCTGGGCCAGGGACTTGACCTGTGGCGCGGGGCGGTTCTGGCCCTGGGGCGACCCGTTACTGGAGGGTCTCTTCAGAATGTGGATCTGGGGCAGAGGGGCTGCGTGGGGGGAGTTGTTCCGGATCATGATGGCCGTCTTCGATGGTGACCATGTAGAATTACTGGACAGTCTGGGAGCAAAACAACAAACTAGTGTGAATGGTGATTTCAGTGAGAAGGCTGTGAGTATGAGGGGACTATGAATGCGGCTGTACCAgtgggagatgaggggaggtcAATGGAAGTATGAGAGAAAATGCTTAGTGCGTGTGAGGTGGACAGGAGATGTTTTGAGTGATGTTAAGTTTGTGAAATGCAAATGGATTTAATTAAGAGCCTATTTTCCAAAATTCCTGTCCATTATCAGAAATGTTTGCCCTATGACTTGTTTGAGTAATGcacatgtcaaactcattccatggagagcTGAGTGTCAGCGGGGTTTTGCTCCTTGTACttcattgatgaattaaggtcactaattagtaaggaactcccctcatctGGTTGTCTAAgacttaattgaaaggaaaaaaataaAACCGAGGGCCAACAGTGTCAGCATTTTACTCCCTTCTCTTTCTGGCTAATCTTAAACTTTTTTAATCTTCTCTCCATTTCCTGCAtttaagagacagaacagaaagaTCTGTGGTTAAAATGCAATTGTGCATGCGAAATTTGTAACGTTATGCCAAATGTAACTGGAAAGTGGTAACCGGGGAGAGTAATGTTAGCAGGAAGAAAGGGGGAGTGGAGGTTGGCTGAATCTTTGGAGGCCTGGATTCTGGCAGTGTGGCAATAAAGCAAGGCTGGAAATATAGTCTAGTAGCTGGAAAATTTACATTGAGGTAGACACGATTGGCACCATAATTATTCAATAGATGCTAGCTGTAATATTGATATCGCTGCTAGAGGGGCACACGAATCAGTATCAAACGTTTTATGAATTCataagttagctaacgttagccagcttgcCAAGACGTGGATTTTAAAGCGCAACGTTAAAGCATTTCAACAAACTATTTTGGACTGAGCCCCACAGTGGAcgcgtcataatacccataaaacctagcagtggAACACGAAAATGAATCCAATCGTTTTCCAATATGGGATTTTAGAACCACTTCAAAACGGGGGAGAActacattgtttgcatccatgagctagcttttttatgaccagcactgtaggtgcgagacaactttaccagcatcatagcatacgtatcgatgaatcgttgtgacatacaTTTTtcacgtagttattacacattgattacactatcactcgtatttcatatgtcacaatgattcatcgatacgtatgctatgatgctggtaaagttgtctcgcacctacagtgctggacatttaaaaaaaagagctAGCTAggtcatggatgcaaacaatgtagTTCTCCCcccaaaacatagcaaaacgacaatcAGTTtcagtactgtagctgtagttagcatcatctaaaaatAGCCCTAATTTATAAGaaagttcttatttgattaatggtggtcggacccatctgaagctagccacaataaggattagccacaatagtggactttccggttagccttcaaaataaaagtatggcataattctactattcgtattcatttgcatcactgtcaatgacacttATTTTGAatgcaaaccgcaaattccactattgtgcctaatccttattgtggctagcttcataaCCCTGTCCGGTCAAGCCtgactagccagatgaagctagctggctgtttATAACGTTATCTTTGgtcaacagggttaagtagctggctatgtattttcatgaactgaagttaaatttcaataggcgaacaacaagtggcaacctagctaatacttacaaggattcctaaatcattgctaagaataatgaaaatgactgcagtttctactggtcattgttttctggCTGGTTGTAtaggtgctagctaggtaccaagctagctaccccagaagttgcggtcgaacaaatgatgctttattactaatgcggtattgtaaacacatcgttcgtggccggtgtttgcagactttttttatACAGccttgacagtgctactgtatcttttttgacacgcaaagacccaaacggcattccatagtatgcatgtcgtgaagctaatagcggTGACGCCATTACTGtgcaactccggtagggcaacatcggaAAAATAGCCACCAGTCGggaaaagccaacatcacccatgacagtgaacggttgattgtcaagggcaatgaattccattatcgtggctttaatggatttcgccttggaGTTGTTGTTGAAATTCTTACACTTTCAAATGACTGCCCAACTTGTTGACTGCTCACTCGATcgacacagcagacattgtgggctaggttaggaatgctgtgttgcacgtgtagcgccaATTTTTACGTGGGATCATagcgtcatgtacctacgtttatataggtatgcacggtagCATTGACATCGGGCTGATACCGATGTtgccatttttagctaatatcggccgattacGATATGTGCACCCctagtcctgagctacaggcagttagatttgggtatgtcattttaggcgaaaattgagaGAAAGGGTTGGATCCTTAACTAATGTCTTATTTATGCATTTGGTCTTGTGTGTAATACTATCCTAGTAGCTGTCACATTTACAATGTGCCATGAATACTACACTAGTTTATTTGCAAAGAAACTAGCTAGCAACCTACCTACGATGATATTAGCAACATGCCCGTATTCTAAATGTGAGCCCTTATCATTTTTGAACAAGATGAAATCTATTTCAATTTATGGTGTCAGAATGCACTGCTGTATTAAAGCAATTCAGAACTAGTTGACATGTTCTGTTGCAGATTCAAAGCCAGATTAACTCATTGCAGAATGTATCCATAATCATTAATGAATAAGCATATTTATTTGACAAGAATGCACCCATTAATCACATCAAACCTCTGAACTCCAGCAATTGTTTTAAAGAAACCAAAATAGTAGACAATGCATACATATGCCTTTTATACATAATGTAAATATTTAATTTATTCACTAATGCCACAAAGCTGGAACATCGAAGAGCACCATATGAACTATTATTAGTATCCAAGAGCGCACAGATTCTTTGGCTTTTCCATTATAGGAATTAGACCAGCACAAATAACAAAATGTAAAACAGCATATTGTGATTTTTGGTGGGTGAGTTAAAAATTGAGAAACTACTGGATGGGTAAGGTAGGTTTAATATAAAATACCAGGTCAACTCCAGCAGAATGAGAAACACACTTTAGACAGAAAAACAAGGAAGCCATGCCTAAACGCAGCTATATCAACATCCATATCAATTTAACAGGTCCATGTTGCTGCTGTCAATTGTGAGCAGCACATTTATCACTGCATTCAGTTTGAACCCCAGAATAAGCAGTACAttacacaggtggaaaaaaggtAGCAAAAACAGCACAACACTTTTAAACGTGTTACTGAGTGTAGAAAAggcccatggagttggtggaataatcctttaattcattgccacttactcagctgggccaggggcgctttaattaggtcaggtggaaatgtccGACAGATCTCAACTCCATAAAAGGAGGAAATCGCCTGATCGCGCTGCTTTCTTTTCCTTAACTCCGTCTAATCCAGAAGTTCTGTGCGTCCATGAATCCACGTAAATCCACCGAATCTGTTACCTTTCATCTGAACTATCTGTTGCGATCGGGAGAGTGGGCCATCAGTTGTTTAGAGTTATTACCGCGGAGTGCACTccccaaacatattgtgtacGTTGAATGGTCTATAGGCCAATTATGCAAACCGATATGGTTAATATGTAATGAAATTACATGTACACATGAAGACACTTGAAAGGGTGAAATAAGAAAGTCATTGTTTGTTGAACTGATCGACTCTGATATCCAACTAATGGCGATTATAGATTGAATAACCGATCATTGTTTATTATTCTTTCATGATAAATAGTTACGAGCCTAAATTACTCACGGATGATTCCTATTGACTTCTTAATGAACTGGATTGTTGAATCCCCTAAATTATGTTAATAATGAATGATTGTTATGATTTGATCTTTGTGATTATGAATTTGATTGGATACatgttattctgtttcctttgttatgcAGGACAGACTACacagtaaatataccactttatggttaaaggaattcctgcctcagtctcatccattcctctgtcacctgacccgtgaccacctgttcaccctcactgtcagtcatcctacctgtccagctgCCCACACAGATTCAACTAATCTTTCACTGAGTCTAGATATCAAATCAGAACAACTAGTGAAGGAAGCAGCGTAGGATTATAGTCAAGATGGAGAGTTCCATATTGAGGGAACATGGGGCATGACAGGCATAGTGTGGAATAAAGGTTATCTAGAGGGGTGGTTGGCCATGAAATAAACATAAAATGGGGTGCATCTGCACCCCTTTTAGATCGTTGTCAGAAAATATTCAAATGGAGTTCATCTTGAGTGTGAATCACAACATTAAAGATGAGTGATCACAGCATTTCCACCAATTGAGCCATACACAATACAACTTATCCTCTTTTAAGCATTAAGGACAGCATTTTGTTGACAAAATGGTGGTTTACACCATGTCTAATGTATGTGAATGACAGAAGAATCTTCCCCAGCTGTAGGtccatttgagtgtgtgtggttaCTTAGGCCAGCACATCAACCAGTACTGGGAccattgtcagacagggcaggTATAGACCATTGTAGTCTTCTGGCCTGCAGCTGCTCCCTGCTTTGCAGCCGCCACCTTGGCATCAGTAAACAAGTTTAACTTGAGAGGAGCATGCATTATACAGTATATCAGTCAACAAGTTCAACTTGAGAGGAGCATGCATACATCAATaacttgggaaagtattcagaccccttgacatttcccATTTTGATACTTTACTGCcttcaaatggattaaattaaaataattcctcagcaatctacaaacaatgacaaagcaaaaacatgtttttagaattttttgcaaattgattaaaaacagataccttatttacatacagtacttgtcaaaattttggacacctactcagtcaagggttctttattttttactattttctacattgtagaataacagtgaagacaaactatgaaataacacatatggaatcatgtagtaaccaaaaaaagtgttaaatcaaaatattttatatttcagattcttcaaagtagccaccctttgccttgctgtcagctttgcacactcttggtattctcttaaccagcttcatgaggaatgcttttccaacagtcttgaaggagttcccacatatgctgagcacttgttggctgcttttccttcactctgcgctcCAGCTCCGGGTCATTGTCATtgtcagactggaatatgttccgggattcctccaatggcattgaggagtacaccacatctgtcactggcttcatcaataagtgcatcgatgacgtcgtccccacagtgaccgtacgtacataccccaaccagaagccatggattacaggcagcatccgcactgagctaaaggctagagctgccactttcaaggagcaggactttaacccggaagcttataagaaatcccgctatgccctccgacgaacaatcaaacagacaaaatacaggactaagatcgaatcgtactacactggctatgttgctcgtcgaatgtggcagggccttcaaaccattacagactacaaagggaagcacagccaagtgctgcccagtgacacgagcctaccggatgagctgaactacttctatgctcgctttgaggcaaataacccagaaacatacatgagagcaccagctgtaccggaagactgtgtgatcacgctctccgcagccgatgtgagtaagacctttagacaggtcatcattcacaaggccgcagggccagattgattaccaggatgtgtaccgtgagcatgcgctgaccaactagcaagtgtcttcaatgacattttcaacctctccctgtccaagtctgtaataccaacatgtttaaagcagaccaccatagtgcctgtgcccaagaacactaaggtaacctgcctaaatgactactgacccgtagcactcacgtctgtagccatgatgtgctttgaaaggctggccatgactcacatcaacaccatcatcccagaaaccctagacccactccaatttgcaaaccgccccaacagatccacagatgatgcagtctctattgcactccacactgccctttcccacctggacaaaaagaacacctatgtgaaaatgctattcattgactacagctcagcgttcaacaccatagtgccttcaaagctcatcaataacctaaggaccctgggactaaacacctccctctgcaactggatcctggacttcctgatgggccggccccaggtggtaagggtaggtaacaacacatccaccacgctgatcctcaacacaggggcccctcaggggagaAGGTcaagacctggccgtgtggtgccaggacaacaacctctcccacaaCGTGATCGAGACAAAGGAAGTGattgtggaatacaggaaaaagaggaccgagcacgcccccattctcatcgacggggtgcAGCAGGTTGTGAGCTTcaatttccttggtgtccacatcaccaacaaactaacatggtccaagcacaccaagacagtcgtgaaacgGGCAcggcaaaacctattccccctcaggagactgaaaagatttggcatgggtcctcagatcctcaaaaggtcctcctgctgcaccatcgagagtatcctgacggGTTCcatctagaggtcgaccgattaatcggaatggccgattaattagggctgatttcaagttttcataacaatcggtatttttggccaccgatttgccaaaTATTTTAGTCTaatttttagtatttttttttattattattattttttttacacctttatttaactaggtaagtcagattaagaacacattcttattttcaatgactgcctaggaacgggggttaactgccttgttttggcctttctagggagtttttcctagccaccgtgcttctgcacctgcattgcttgctgtttggggttttaggctgggtttctgtacagcactttgagatatcagctgatgtaagaagggctatataaatacatttgatttgatttgattttgttcaggggggattcggggattcgtttttgccaccttctggttactagtccaacgctctaaccacctgccttacacattgcactccacgaggagcctgcatggcaggctgactacctgttacgcgagggcagtaagaagccaaggaaAGTTGCTAGCTAGAAtcaaacttatcttataaaaaacgatcaatcttaacataatcactagttaactacacatggttgatgatattactagtttatcaaacgtgtcctgtgttgcatataatcgatgcggtgcctgttaatttctcatcgaatcacagcctacctcgacaaacgggtgatgatttaacaagcacatttgcgaaaaaagcactgtcgttgcaccaatgtacctaaccataaacatcaaagcctttctttaaaatcaacacacaaatatatatttttaaacctgcatatttagttaatattgcctgctaacatgaaattgtgtcactgctcttgcgttcattgcctggcttgttgcgaactaattttcCAGAAtcttacgtaattatgacataccattgaaggttgtgcaatgtaacaggaatatttagacttagggatgccacccgttaaataaaatatggaacggttccgtatttcactgacagacaaaaacgttttgttttcgagatgatagtttcaggatttgaccatattaatcaCCTAAggatcgtatttctgtgtgtttattataattaagtctatgatttgatagagcagtctgactgagcggtggtaggcaccagcaggctcgtaagcattcattcaaacagcactttcgtgcgttttgccagcagctcttcgcaatgcattgcgctgtttatgacttcaagcctatcaacttccaagattaggctggtgtaaccgatgtgaaatggctagct
The DNA window shown above is from Salmo salar chromosome ssa13, Ssal_v3.1, whole genome shotgun sequence and carries:
- the szrd1 gene encoding SUZ RNA-binding domain-containing, whose amino-acid sequence is MIRNNSPHAAPLPQIHILKRPSSNGSPQGQNRPAPQVKSLAQREEAYAEARKRIQFSASPEEWPQEKLNADGDYKFHHTPRGPIKKSCCPPTSMPRWHTSLSPKQISGIGAILTWGE